Proteins from a single region of Streptomyces vinaceus:
- a CDS encoding DegT/DnrJ/EryC1/StrS family aminotransferase has translation MSAATTPVPATTPVPATTPVPATTPAPAPARIPVMVPWLGEEEAQAAAAAVLSGWVAQGPRVAAFERAFAERVGAEHGIAVSSCTTALHLALIALELGPGDEVIVPSLSFIATANAVRYVGAHPVFADVEEATGNLTPETVDAVRTPRTKAVLAVHQGGVPADVHALRAACADWGLPLVEDAACGIGATVGGKSVGHGALLAAWSFHPRKVITTGEGGMVTTDDAGWAERLRRLREHGMNVSAAQRHASSKPIAEAYLEVGYNYRMTDIQAAVGLVQLGKLDAIVARRRELAARYEQSLAGVPGLRPVRDPRHGEGNFQSYWVLLTEDYPVGRDELLAVLAEAGISARRGIMASHLEPAYAGHGAAPLPVTERISRDSLILPLFHTMTRDQQDRVVAVLRGRAGG, from the coding sequence ATGAGCGCCGCGACCACCCCCGTCCCCGCGACCACCCCCGTCCCCGCGACCACCCCCGTCCCCGCGACCACCCCCGCACCCGCCCCCGCCCGCATCCCGGTCATGGTCCCGTGGCTCGGCGAGGAGGAGGCGCAGGCGGCCGCCGCCGCCGTGCTCTCGGGCTGGGTCGCCCAGGGCCCCCGCGTCGCCGCGTTCGAGCGGGCCTTCGCCGAGCGGGTGGGCGCCGAACACGGCATCGCCGTCAGCTCGTGCACCACCGCGCTGCACCTGGCGCTGATCGCCCTGGAGCTCGGCCCCGGCGACGAGGTGATCGTCCCCTCGCTGTCCTTCATCGCCACCGCCAACGCGGTGCGCTACGTCGGCGCGCACCCCGTGTTCGCCGACGTCGAGGAGGCCACCGGGAACCTGACCCCCGAGACCGTGGACGCCGTACGGACCCCGCGCACCAAGGCCGTCCTCGCCGTCCACCAGGGCGGGGTGCCGGCGGACGTGCACGCCCTGCGCGCGGCCTGCGCCGACTGGGGCCTCCCGCTGGTGGAGGACGCGGCCTGCGGGATCGGCGCCACCGTCGGCGGCAAGTCCGTCGGCCACGGCGCCCTGCTCGCCGCCTGGTCCTTCCACCCCCGCAAGGTGATCACCACCGGCGAAGGCGGCATGGTGACCACCGACGACGCCGGATGGGCCGAGCGCCTGCGCCGGCTGCGCGAGCACGGGATGAACGTGTCCGCGGCGCAGCGGCACGCCAGCAGCAAGCCGATCGCCGAGGCCTATCTGGAGGTCGGCTACAACTACCGGATGACCGACATCCAGGCCGCAGTCGGCCTGGTGCAGCTCGGCAAGCTGGACGCGATCGTGGCCCGCCGCCGTGAACTGGCCGCCCGGTACGAGCAGTCGCTCGCCGGTGTCCCGGGCCTGCGGCCGGTCCGCGACCCCCGTCACGGCGAGGGCAACTTCCAGTCGTACTGGGTGCTGCTCACCGAGGACTACCCCGTCGGCCGCGACGAACTGCTCGCGGTGCTGGCCGAGGCCGGGATCTCGGCCCGGCGCGGGATCATGGCCTCGCACCTGGAACCGGCGTACGCCGGGCACGGTGCGGCGCCGCTGCCGGTGACCGAGCGGATCAGCCGCGACTCGCTGATCCTGCCGCTGTTCCACACCATGACCCGGGACCAGCAGGACCGGGTGGTCGCGGTGCTCCGCGGACGGGCGGGCGGATGA
- a CDS encoding NeuD/PglB/VioB family sugar acetyltransferase, translating to MTAPTESLLIVGAGGFARETAQAVRDTAAADRERGRAPRWRLAGHLDDDSALHGRDVDGVPVLGGSELVHRSPDARVVVCVGSPRDYAVRARLVRRLALPEDRYATVVHPTAAVSASSVLGPGSVLLAHCVLTAAVRVGAHVAVMPHAVLTHDDTVGDFATIASGVRLGGGVRLGRGAYVGAGALVRENTTVGAWSLTGMGSTVLADVPPGEVWAGSPARRLRAAGGPALDELRADGAQPGQVPGRRTGPGTGTGPETAMSTKTRMGSTVG from the coding sequence ATGACCGCCCCCACCGAAAGCCTGCTCATCGTGGGCGCGGGCGGATTCGCCCGCGAGACCGCCCAGGCCGTACGGGACACGGCCGCCGCCGACCGGGAGCGCGGCCGCGCCCCGCGCTGGCGGCTGGCCGGCCACCTGGACGACGACTCGGCCCTGCACGGCCGGGACGTCGACGGGGTGCCGGTGCTGGGCGGCAGCGAGCTGGTGCACCGCAGCCCGGACGCCCGGGTCGTGGTCTGCGTGGGCAGCCCGCGCGACTACGCGGTACGGGCCCGTCTCGTGCGGCGCCTGGCCCTGCCCGAGGACCGGTACGCGACCGTGGTCCACCCCACGGCCGCCGTCTCCGCCTCCTCGGTGCTCGGCCCGGGATCGGTACTGCTCGCGCACTGCGTGCTGACCGCGGCCGTACGGGTCGGGGCGCACGTGGCGGTGATGCCGCACGCGGTCCTCACCCACGACGACACGGTCGGGGACTTCGCGACGATCGCCTCCGGGGTGCGCCTCGGCGGCGGGGTCCGGCTGGGGCGCGGGGCGTACGTGGGCGCGGGCGCCCTCGTACGGGAGAACACCACGGTCGGCGCCTGGTCGCTGACCGGGATGGGAAGCACGGTCCTGGCCGACGTGCCGCCCGGCGAGGTGTGGGCCGGCAGCCCCGCCCGCCGGCTGCGCGCGGCGGGGGGCCCGGCCCTCGACGAGCTGCGGGCCGACGGCGCGCAGCCCGGCCAGGTGCCGGGGAGACGGACGGGGCCGGGGACCGGCACCGGTCCCGAGACGGCCATGAGCACGAAGACACGGATGGGGAGCACAGTCGGATGA
- a CDS encoding DegT/DnrJ/EryC1/StrS family aminotransferase, translating into MNQIPLVDLKAAHAEVAQELRAGFDRVLADTAFIGGEEVRAFEREYAAFAGVGHCVGVANGTDALELALRASGVGVGDEVVLPANTFIATAGAVARIGARPVLVDCLPDTLLMDPQAALDAVGKATRAVVPVHLYGQCAPAAELAAQLPAHAKVVEDAAQSQGADREGRTPGSGGIAATSFYPGKNLGAYGDAGAVVTDDEEKADLVRALANHGGIAKYRHDVAGFNSRLDGLQAVVLRAKLARLADGNAARRAAAARYDALLADLAAAGRLILPVTAEGNVHVWHLYVVRVGGADRDAVVGKLNAEGIGAGVHYPAPVHLTPAFAHLGHGRGDFPQAERAADRMLSLPLFPQITAAQQQRVVDALTDALR; encoded by the coding sequence ATGAACCAGATACCGCTCGTGGACCTGAAGGCGGCGCACGCCGAGGTCGCGCAGGAATTACGCGCAGGATTCGACCGGGTGCTGGCCGACACCGCCTTCATCGGCGGTGAGGAGGTCCGCGCCTTCGAGCGGGAGTACGCCGCCTTCGCCGGCGTCGGCCACTGCGTCGGCGTGGCCAACGGCACCGACGCGCTCGAACTCGCCCTGCGCGCCAGCGGGGTGGGCGTCGGCGACGAGGTGGTGCTGCCCGCCAACACCTTCATCGCCACCGCCGGAGCCGTCGCCCGGATCGGCGCCCGCCCGGTCCTCGTCGACTGCCTCCCCGACACCCTGCTCATGGACCCGCAGGCCGCGCTCGACGCGGTAGGCAAGGCCACGCGCGCCGTGGTCCCCGTCCACCTGTACGGGCAGTGCGCCCCCGCGGCGGAGCTGGCCGCGCAGCTCCCCGCGCACGCCAAGGTCGTCGAGGACGCCGCGCAGAGCCAGGGCGCCGACCGCGAGGGCCGCACCCCCGGCAGCGGCGGGATCGCGGCCACCAGCTTCTACCCGGGCAAGAACCTGGGCGCCTACGGGGACGCGGGCGCCGTGGTGACCGACGACGAGGAGAAGGCCGACCTCGTACGGGCCCTGGCCAACCACGGTGGCATCGCCAAGTACCGTCACGACGTCGCCGGGTTCAACAGCCGGCTCGACGGCCTCCAGGCCGTGGTGCTGCGGGCCAAGCTGGCCCGCCTCGCCGACGGCAACGCGGCCCGCCGCGCCGCCGCGGCCCGCTACGACGCCCTCCTCGCCGATCTGGCGGCCGCCGGACGCCTGATCCTCCCGGTCACGGCCGAGGGCAACGTGCACGTATGGCACCTGTACGTCGTCCGGGTCGGCGGCGCAGACCGCGACGCGGTCGTCGGCAAGCTCAACGCGGAGGGCATCGGCGCGGGAGTGCACTACCCGGCACCCGTCCACCTCACCCCGGCCTTCGCCCACCTCGGCCACGGCCGGGGGGACTTCCCGCAGGCCGAGCGGGCCGCGGACCGGATGCTGTCGCTCCCGCTCTTCCCGCAGATCACCGCCGCCCAACAGCAGCGGGTCGTGGACGCGCTCACCGACGCGCTGCGCTGA
- a CDS encoding DUF4082 domain-containing protein, with product MNRRTRLLRYGLFTVVAALMATVLPPSSVAGAADPCGPGTNAIVCENSKPGTPMSDWFAPSAYGDIKGFSAQMSVQAGETVQFKVQSPTPYRVSVYRLGHYGGDGARLMSTAAQAAQTYPANFPAGGNPRSCTTKAATGLVDCGNWPVTATWTVPADAVSGLYIANLDQADGNGVMPYPFVVRNDSGHSDIVVQTSDQTWQAYNNYGGQDLYDGGGPAPDGRAYEVSYNRPMDIGGENGIYGSEYQMISWLERNGYDVSYMSGIDMSTRGATQLGNHKVFMSSGHDEYWTQDQFTNALNARRAGVHQTYFSGNEVFWKTRLAPSIDGAATANRTLVCYKETKLSFPQPNGIPDPSGIWTGTFMDPASSTNGRPYQPQNQLTGSLFSVNGYRSDAITVPGAFAKMRLWRGTTVANLSPSQTATFPAGTLGYEWDSDVEDAARPPGQIAMSSTTVDINDGKLRLDYGNTYGNGTATHSLVAFRDPTSRALVFGAGTVQWSWGLTNMPTGNPDDTVVTEDKRMQQATVNVFADMGVQPKSLQTNLVAAAASTDTTGPAITVTSPAAGATVPALRPVTITGTATDSGGGVVARVEVSTDGGTTWKAATGVGSWNYKWTPTAPGSVQIKVRAVDDSVNIGATTTVPLTVGPQQCPCTVWPAAAVPGTVNAGDGSAVELGVKIRSSAPGSITGVRFYKSPANTGTHTGSLWSSSGQRLATGAFTNETASGWQQLNFSSPVPIKANTTYVASYFAPNGGYSFDNTFASADAGLAPLTALRSGTDGGNGVYRYSATGGFPSTAASGSNYWVDAVLDTSTASTVPPTVTTISPQSAATGTAITSAVKATFSEGIDSDTLAFTLKDPGGAAVPGSKVLTASNSATFTPSTELVLNTTYTASVQAADLWGNTMAAPVTWTFTTSASPPTVNCPCTLWGATAEPSTANVNDDTNSVELGTRFQSAVSGYVTGITFYKGPGNTGTHTGSLWSATGTLLATGTFGSETLSGWQQLHFTTPVPITAGTSYIASYHAPNGKYSVDGGYFTAAHRSYPLVAPADGSGGANGLYKYGASNAFPTNTFGSVNYWVGPVFTTTVPNGLAAEGSTEVSGQ from the coding sequence ATGAACAGACGGACAAGGTTGCTCCGGTACGGCCTCTTCACCGTGGTCGCCGCCCTGATGGCCACGGTCTTACCCCCGTCCTCGGTGGCGGGTGCGGCAGACCCCTGCGGTCCCGGCACGAACGCGATCGTGTGCGAGAACTCCAAGCCGGGCACGCCGATGTCCGACTGGTTCGCGCCCAGCGCCTACGGGGACATCAAGGGCTTCAGCGCCCAGATGAGCGTCCAGGCGGGCGAGACGGTGCAGTTCAAGGTGCAGTCGCCGACCCCCTACCGGGTGTCGGTCTACCGGCTGGGCCACTACGGGGGTGACGGGGCCCGCCTGATGTCGACCGCGGCGCAGGCGGCCCAGACCTACCCGGCGAACTTCCCGGCCGGCGGGAACCCGCGCAGCTGCACCACCAAGGCCGCCACCGGCCTGGTGGACTGCGGGAACTGGCCCGTGACCGCCACGTGGACCGTACCGGCCGATGCCGTGTCCGGCCTCTACATCGCCAACCTCGACCAGGCGGACGGCAACGGGGTGATGCCGTATCCGTTCGTCGTGCGCAACGACTCCGGCCACTCCGACATCGTCGTGCAGACCAGCGACCAGACCTGGCAGGCGTACAACAACTACGGCGGCCAGGACCTGTACGACGGCGGGGGACCCGCCCCGGACGGCCGGGCCTACGAGGTCAGCTACAACCGGCCGATGGACATCGGCGGTGAGAACGGGATCTACGGGTCCGAATACCAGATGATCTCCTGGCTGGAGCGCAACGGGTACGACGTGAGCTACATGTCCGGCATCGACATGTCGACCCGCGGCGCCACCCAGCTCGGCAACCACAAGGTCTTCATGTCCTCGGGCCACGACGAGTACTGGACCCAGGACCAGTTCACCAATGCGCTGAACGCACGCCGGGCCGGGGTCCACCAGACCTACTTCAGCGGCAACGAGGTCTTCTGGAAGACCCGGCTCGCGCCCAGCATCGACGGCGCGGCCACGGCCAACCGGACGCTGGTCTGCTACAAGGAGACCAAGCTCTCCTTTCCCCAGCCCAACGGCATCCCCGACCCGAGCGGGATCTGGACGGGCACCTTCATGGACCCGGCCAGCTCCACGAACGGGCGGCCCTACCAGCCGCAGAACCAGCTGACCGGCTCGCTGTTCAGTGTGAACGGCTACCGCAGCGACGCGATCACCGTGCCGGGCGCCTTCGCCAAGATGCGGCTGTGGCGGGGCACCACCGTCGCGAACCTGAGCCCCTCCCAGACCGCCACCTTCCCGGCCGGCACGCTCGGCTACGAGTGGGACAGCGACGTGGAGGACGCGGCGCGCCCGCCCGGGCAGATCGCGATGTCCTCCACGACGGTCGACATCAACGACGGCAAACTCCGCCTCGACTACGGAAACACGTACGGCAACGGCACCGCGACGCACAGCCTGGTGGCCTTCCGCGACCCGACCTCGCGCGCCCTGGTCTTCGGCGCGGGCACCGTGCAGTGGTCCTGGGGCCTGACCAACATGCCGACGGGCAATCCCGACGACACGGTGGTCACCGAGGACAAGCGCATGCAGCAGGCCACGGTGAACGTCTTCGCGGACATGGGCGTCCAGCCCAAGTCCCTGCAGACCAACCTGGTCGCCGCGGCCGCCTCCACGGACACCACGGGACCCGCCATCACCGTCACCAGCCCGGCGGCGGGCGCCACCGTCCCCGCACTGCGCCCGGTGACCATCACCGGCACGGCGACCGACAGCGGCGGCGGCGTGGTGGCCCGCGTGGAGGTCTCCACCGACGGCGGCACCACCTGGAAGGCGGCCACCGGCGTCGGTTCCTGGAACTACAAGTGGACCCCGACCGCCCCCGGATCCGTACAGATCAAGGTCCGCGCGGTGGACGACAGCGTCAACATCGGCGCCACCACCACCGTGCCGCTGACCGTGGGACCCCAGCAGTGCCCCTGCACCGTCTGGCCGGCCGCGGCCGTACCGGGCACCGTCAACGCCGGTGACGGCAGCGCCGTCGAACTCGGCGTGAAGATCCGCTCCTCGGCGCCCGGCTCGATCACCGGAGTCCGCTTCTACAAGTCGCCGGCCAACACCGGAACGCACACCGGCAGCCTGTGGAGCAGCTCGGGCCAGCGCCTGGCCACCGGCGCCTTCACCAACGAGACGGCGTCCGGCTGGCAGCAGCTCAACTTCTCCTCACCGGTCCCGATCAAGGCCAACACCACCTACGTCGCCTCCTACTTCGCCCCGAACGGCGGGTACTCCTTCGACAACACCTTCGCCTCCGCCGACGCGGGCCTCGCCCCGCTGACGGCGCTGCGCAGCGGTACCGACGGGGGCAACGGCGTCTACCGGTACAGCGCCACCGGCGGGTTCCCGTCCACGGCTGCCTCCGGCAGCAACTACTGGGTCGACGCGGTCCTGGACACCTCCACCGCGAGCACCGTCCCGCCCACCGTCACCACGATCAGCCCGCAGTCCGCCGCCACGGGCACCGCGATCACCTCCGCGGTCAAGGCCACCTTCAGCGAGGGCATCGACTCCGACACCCTCGCCTTCACCCTGAAGGACCCGGGTGGCGCCGCCGTCCCGGGCAGCAAGGTCCTCACCGCATCCAACAGCGCCACCTTCACCCCGTCCACCGAGCTCGTGCTGAACACCACCTACACCGCCTCCGTGCAGGCGGCGGACCTGTGGGGCAACACCATGGCCGCACCGGTCACCTGGACCTTCACCACCAGCGCGAGCCCGCCCACGGTGAACTGCCCGTGCACGCTGTGGGGGGCGACCGCGGAGCCCAGCACCGCCAACGTCAACGACGACACCAACTCCGTGGAACTGGGCACCCGCTTCCAGTCCGCGGTCAGCGGCTACGTCACCGGCATCACCTTCTACAAGGGACCCGGCAACACCGGCACGCACACCGGCAGCCTCTGGTCGGCCACCGGCACCCTCCTCGCCACCGGCACCTTCGGCAGCGAGACCCTGTCCGGCTGGCAGCAGCTCCACTTCACCACCCCGGTACCCATCACCGCGGGCACCAGCTACATCGCCTCCTACCACGCCCCGAACGGCAAGTACTCGGTGGACGGCGGCTACTTCACGGCCGCGCACCGCTCCTACCCGCTGGTCGCCCCGGCCGACGGCAGCGGCGGCGCCAACGGCCTCTACAAGTACGGTGCTTCCAACGCCTTCCCGACCAACACCTTCGGCTCCGTGAACTACTGGGTCGGCCCGGTCTTCACCACCACCGTGCCGAACGGGCTCGCGGCGGAGGGCTCGACGGAGGTGAGCGGCCAGTGA
- a CDS encoding glycosyltransferase, translating to MSTVSVVIPCYKYGHFLADCVKSVLDEQPGVDVRVLIIDDASPDDSADVARALAAADPRIEVRVHEKNQGHIVTYNEGLLEWADGDYVALLSADDRLVPGALVRAAALLDAHPEAGFAYGRPLRFRHGGPLPAARTRSTGSVVYPGRWWLERRFREGTGCITSPEVVVRTSLQRKVGGYDPELPHAGDIEMWMRLAAHADVGYVRGADQAFYRVHGNNMSTTDFGGQLDDLRQRLVAFDSVLDKCAGLLPDAGRLSALARTRLARYALRRAYRAYDRGRTGVVPVEELEAFAATCLPQYTGLPEYRALRRRRRIGARAMPYLQPLVLSAVADRGREWLWWQSWKRRGI from the coding sequence GTGAGCACCGTCAGCGTGGTCATCCCCTGCTACAAGTACGGCCACTTCCTGGCCGACTGCGTCAAGAGCGTCCTGGACGAGCAGCCGGGCGTCGACGTCCGCGTACTGATCATCGACGACGCCTCGCCCGACGACTCCGCGGACGTGGCACGGGCCCTGGCCGCCGCCGACCCGCGGATCGAGGTACGGGTCCACGAGAAGAACCAGGGCCACATCGTCACCTACAACGAGGGCCTGCTGGAATGGGCCGACGGGGACTACGTCGCCCTCCTGTCGGCCGACGACCGGCTGGTCCCCGGAGCCCTGGTGCGCGCCGCGGCCCTGCTCGACGCCCACCCCGAGGCCGGATTCGCCTACGGCCGGCCGCTGCGGTTCCGGCACGGCGGGCCGCTGCCCGCGGCCCGCACCCGCAGCACCGGCTCGGTGGTCTACCCCGGACGGTGGTGGCTGGAGCGGCGGTTCCGGGAGGGCACCGGCTGCATCACCTCGCCCGAGGTGGTCGTCCGTACCAGCCTCCAGCGCAAGGTCGGCGGCTACGACCCGGAGCTCCCGCACGCCGGCGACATCGAGATGTGGATGCGGCTCGCGGCGCACGCCGACGTGGGCTACGTGCGCGGGGCCGACCAGGCCTTCTACCGGGTCCACGGCAACAACATGTCCACCACCGACTTCGGCGGTCAGCTCGATGACCTGCGCCAGCGCCTCGTCGCCTTCGACTCGGTCCTGGACAAGTGCGCCGGCCTGCTCCCCGACGCCGGCCGGCTGTCGGCCCTGGCGCGGACCCGGCTCGCCCGGTACGCGCTGCGGCGCGCCTACCGGGCGTACGACCGTGGGCGCACCGGGGTGGTCCCGGTCGAGGAGCTGGAGGCGTTCGCCGCCACCTGTCTGCCGCAGTACACCGGGCTCCCCGAGTACCGGGCGCTGCGCAGGCGGCGGCGGATCGGAGCCCGTGCGATGCCGTACCTCCAGCCGCTCGTGCTCTCGGCCGTCGCCGACCGGGGGCGCGAGTGGCTCTGGTGGCAGTCCTGGAAACGCCGAGGGATTTGA
- a CDS encoding O-antigen ligase family protein, whose product MSIGEIAAVLRRRWYVMVPLTVIGLLAGLHLYRSVPVAYQSQSSVALLDSTAVAELAPAFGNPISNAGGSLVVTADVLIRTLSGADAARDLHGLGVSDPYTVGFAANTSGPMLTLTVTGTDRAKVLKETSTLTAFAGEQLNALQAAAKVQPAYFVQTAPVVLPQTPVPQLKSRYQQVLAVVIAGVTAGFTLSFVAETLLVARRRRREAAAEAGARARRRRLPGRRPDATALLSGYLGLAFFIPSNLTLPGMGGVGTPANVFALLCLFWYLATWLTGRIRPAPGTRLPRVVMWLLAVSVLASYLGNATRGSTHKEVLGADRGLIGLLVWVSIVVLVSAGVQDRARLDVLLRRAVVMGSVVAAIGYYDFFTATNIAEHISIPGLQSSVAQITTLDRGAFTRPRSTTAQPLEFGGMLALMLPFAVQQAFDPVRAHLSRRRRWGPVVLMGGALPLTVSRTSIIGALIVVLVMVPRWKPQRRWTAIGLLLGSVACFKVAVPGLIGTITTLFSSFLSNSDSSTQARTVKYSAIVPYLEERPLFGRGLGTFTPDLYFFTDNQYMLTLAEMGLLGLLALLALFLTGIHQGGAIRRLAADESERELGQAFFASALVALVSSATFDALSFPMFAGMFFLTIAAGGSYLGFIRRGAPQEPRTVESPCPPAETRTELAQPVP is encoded by the coding sequence GTGAGCATCGGTGAGATAGCCGCCGTGCTGCGGCGCCGCTGGTACGTGATGGTGCCCCTGACGGTCATCGGACTCCTCGCGGGCCTGCACCTGTACCGCTCGGTGCCCGTGGCGTACCAGTCGCAGAGCTCGGTGGCACTGCTCGACTCCACGGCCGTGGCCGAACTGGCCCCCGCCTTCGGCAACCCCATCTCGAACGCGGGCGGTTCGCTCGTGGTGACCGCCGACGTGCTGATCCGGACCCTGTCCGGGGCCGACGCGGCGCGTGACCTGCACGGCCTCGGCGTGAGCGACCCCTATACGGTCGGCTTCGCCGCGAACACCTCCGGCCCGATGCTCACGCTGACCGTCACCGGCACCGACCGGGCGAAGGTGCTCAAGGAGACCAGTACGCTCACCGCCTTCGCCGGCGAACAGCTCAACGCGCTCCAGGCGGCGGCCAAGGTGCAGCCCGCGTACTTCGTCCAGACGGCCCCCGTGGTGCTGCCGCAGACCCCGGTGCCCCAGCTCAAGAGCCGCTACCAGCAGGTGCTGGCGGTGGTCATCGCGGGAGTGACCGCGGGCTTCACCCTCTCCTTCGTGGCCGAGACCCTGCTGGTGGCCCGCCGCCGCAGGCGCGAGGCCGCCGCCGAGGCCGGGGCGCGCGCCCGCAGGAGGAGGCTGCCGGGCCGCCGGCCCGACGCGACGGCGCTGCTCAGCGGCTACCTGGGGCTGGCCTTCTTCATCCCCTCGAACCTGACCCTGCCGGGCATGGGCGGGGTCGGCACCCCGGCCAACGTGTTCGCGCTCCTGTGCCTGTTCTGGTACCTGGCGACCTGGCTGACCGGCCGGATCCGCCCGGCCCCGGGCACCCGGCTGCCCCGGGTCGTGATGTGGCTGCTGGCCGTCTCCGTACTGGCCTCGTACCTCGGGAACGCCACCCGGGGCAGCACCCACAAGGAGGTGCTCGGCGCGGACCGCGGGCTGATCGGACTGCTCGTCTGGGTGTCGATCGTGGTGCTGGTCTCCGCCGGCGTCCAGGACCGGGCCCGCCTCGACGTGCTGCTGCGGCGGGCCGTGGTGATGGGCTCGGTGGTGGCCGCCATCGGCTACTACGACTTCTTCACCGCGACCAACATCGCCGAACACATCAGCATCCCCGGACTCCAGTCCAGCGTCGCGCAGATCACCACCCTCGACCGCGGGGCGTTCACCCGGCCGCGTTCCACCACCGCCCAGCCCCTGGAGTTCGGCGGCATGCTCGCCCTGATGCTGCCCTTCGCCGTCCAGCAGGCCTTCGACCCCGTCCGTGCCCACCTCAGCCGCCGGCGGCGCTGGGGGCCGGTGGTCCTGATGGGCGGGGCGCTGCCGCTGACCGTGTCCCGGACCTCCATCATCGGGGCGCTCATCGTGGTCCTGGTGATGGTCCCGCGGTGGAAGCCGCAGCGCCGCTGGACCGCGATCGGCCTGCTGCTGGGTTCCGTGGCCTGCTTCAAGGTCGCCGTACCCGGGCTGATCGGCACCATCACCACCCTCTTCAGCTCCTTCCTGTCGAACTCCGACAGCAGCACCCAGGCCCGGACCGTCAAGTACAGCGCGATCGTCCCCTACTTGGAGGAGCGCCCGCTGTTCGGGCGGGGCCTGGGGACCTTCACGCCCGACCTCTACTTCTTCACCGACAACCAGTACATGCTCACCCTGGCGGAGATGGGCCTGCTCGGCCTGCTCGCCCTGCTGGCGCTGTTCCTCACCGGAATCCACCAGGGCGGCGCCATCCGCCGCCTCGCCGCCGACGAGTCCGAACGGGAGCTCGGCCAGGCGTTCTTCGCCTCCGCCCTCGTCGCCCTC